In Solanum lycopersicum chromosome 5, SLM_r2.1, the following are encoded in one genomic region:
- the LOC101250801 gene encoding protein DA1-related 2 isoform X4: MKWLSKLFKGGGSGNRGQQPQFLGDENMVWRAPARSMDDNSRTNKEKEELDRAIALSLAEDLRRPKGYRWRTDQDEDLARSLQDNSNSSSHPPKYAPSYAPWEYNPNSYRKCSGCNKDIISGNYLGCMETFFHPECFLCRACGVPITEYEFSLSGNNTYHKSCFKEMTHPKCEVCHQFIPTNGAGLIEYRCHPFWSQKYCPAHENDNTKRCCSCERLESRNARYMSLGDGRSLCLECMESAIMDTGDCQPLYHSIRDYYEGMNMKIDQQVPMLLVERHALNEAIEGEKHGLHHMPETRGLCLSEEQTVTSILRRPKFGGRGLIGIRTHPQKLIRRCEVTAILVIYGLPRLLTGAILAHELMHAWLRLKGYRNLTPEVEEGICQVLSHMWLESEVVPGSRNMPSTSTASSSSTWSSSKKGGKSQAESKLGEFFMHQIAHDASPAYGGGFRAAYAAVNKYGLRSTLDHIHLTGNFPL; this comes from the exons ATGAAATGGCTGAGTAAACTTTTCAAGGGTGGTGGGTCAGGTAATAGGGGACAGCAACCACAGTTTCTTGGAGACGAAAATATGGTTTGGCGAGCTCCAGCCAGATCAATG GATGATAACTCAAGGACCAATAAGGAGAAAGAGGAACTAGACCGTGCAATTGCACTCTCTCTGGCTGAAGATTTGAGAAGACCAAAAG GATACAGATGGAGGACTGACCAAGATGAAGATCTAGCAAGATCGCTTCAAGATAACTCGAATTCATCCTCACATCCTCCTAAGTATGCTCCTTCATATGCTCCTTGGGAATATAATCCCAATAGTTACAG AAAATGTAGCGGCTGCAATAAGGATATCATCTCTGGCAATTATTTGGGATGCATGGAAACTTTCTTTCATCCAGAATGTTTTCTTTGTCGTGCTTGTGGTGTCCCAATTACTGAATACGAG TTTTCTTTGTCAGGGAACAATACATATCATAAGTCATGCTTCAAGGAAATGACTCATCCAAAATGTGAAGTCTGCCATCAATTT ATCCCAACAAACGGAGCTGGCTTGATCGAGTACAGATGCCACCCATTTTGGTCTCAAAAATATTGCCCTGCACATGAGAATGACAACACCAAACGGTGCTGTAGTTGTGAACGTCTGGAG tcACGGAATGCAAGATATATGTCACTTGGAGATGGTCGGAGCTTATGCTTAGAGTGCATGGAATCTGCAATCATGGATACTGGGGACTGCCAGCCACTTTACCATTCCATCAGAGACTATTATGAAGGCATGAACATGAAAATAGATCAGCAAGTTCCTATGCTTCTTGTTGAAAGACATGCCCTTAATGAGGCCATTGAAGGGGAGAAGCAT GGTCTCCATCATATGCCTGAAACTAGAGGTCTATGCCTATCAGAAGAGCAAACAGTCACCAGT ATACTCAGAAGGCCAAAATTTGGTGGTCGTGGATTAATAGGAATCAGAACACATCCTCAAAAGCTAATTAGAAGATGTGAAGTTACAGCTATCCTAGTAATATACGGCCTCCCAAG ATTACTTACTGGTGCCATTCTAGCTCATGAACTGATGCATGCCTGGTTACGTCTAAAAG GATATCGTAATCTCACCCCTGAAGTCGAAGAAGGAATCTGCCAAGTGCTTTCACACATGTGGCTTGAATCAGAGGTAGTGCCTGGATCAAGAAATATGCCATCCACATCAACTGCTTCGTCCTCGTCTACATGGTCATCATCGAAGAAAGGAGGAAAATCTCAAGCAGAGAGTAAGCTCGGTGAGTTTTTCATGCACCAGATTGCCCATGATGCTTCTCCAGCCTATGGTGGAGGATTTAGAGCTGCTTATGCAGCGGTGAACAAGTATGGTTTACGGAGTACATTGGATCACATTCACTTGACAGGAAATTTTCCTTTATGA
- the LOC101250801 gene encoding protein DA1-related 2 isoform X1 gives MSSSSVNHISQPCIYGHFVSSTTERKSRLMKWLSKLFKGGGSGNRGQQPQFLGDENMVWRAPARSMDDNSRTNKEKEELDRAIALSLAEDLRRPKGYRWRTDQDEDLARSLQDNSNSSSHPPKYAPSYAPWEYNPNSYRKCSGCNKDIISGNYLGCMETFFHPECFLCRACGVPITEYEFSLSGNNTYHKSCFKEMTHPKCEVCHQFIPTNGAGLIEYRCHPFWSQKYCPAHENDNTKRCCSCERLESRNARYMSLGDGRSLCLECMESAIMDTGDCQPLYHSIRDYYEGMNMKIDQQVPMLLVERHALNEAIEGEKHGLHHMPETRGLCLSEEQTVTSVRSSVMRKFFHILRRPKFGGRGLIGIRTHPQKLIRRCEVTAILVIYGLPRLLTGAILAHELMHAWLRLKGYRNLTPEVEEGICQVLSHMWLESEVVPGSRNMPSTSTASSSSTWSSSKKGGKSQAESKLGEFFMHQIAHDASPAYGGGFRAAYAAVNKYGLRSTLDHIHLTGNFPL, from the exons ATGTCTTCTTCAAGTGTCAATCATATATCTCAGCCTTGCATATATG GTCACTTTGTTTCTTCAACTACTGAGAGAAAGTCAAGATTAATGAAATGGCTGAGTAAACTTTTCAAGGGTGGTGGGTCAGGTAATAGGGGACAGCAACCACAGTTTCTTGGAGACGAAAATATGGTTTGGCGAGCTCCAGCCAGATCAATG GATGATAACTCAAGGACCAATAAGGAGAAAGAGGAACTAGACCGTGCAATTGCACTCTCTCTGGCTGAAGATTTGAGAAGACCAAAAG GATACAGATGGAGGACTGACCAAGATGAAGATCTAGCAAGATCGCTTCAAGATAACTCGAATTCATCCTCACATCCTCCTAAGTATGCTCCTTCATATGCTCCTTGGGAATATAATCCCAATAGTTACAG AAAATGTAGCGGCTGCAATAAGGATATCATCTCTGGCAATTATTTGGGATGCATGGAAACTTTCTTTCATCCAGAATGTTTTCTTTGTCGTGCTTGTGGTGTCCCAATTACTGAATACGAG TTTTCTTTGTCAGGGAACAATACATATCATAAGTCATGCTTCAAGGAAATGACTCATCCAAAATGTGAAGTCTGCCATCAATTT ATCCCAACAAACGGAGCTGGCTTGATCGAGTACAGATGCCACCCATTTTGGTCTCAAAAATATTGCCCTGCACATGAGAATGACAACACCAAACGGTGCTGTAGTTGTGAACGTCTGGAG tcACGGAATGCAAGATATATGTCACTTGGAGATGGTCGGAGCTTATGCTTAGAGTGCATGGAATCTGCAATCATGGATACTGGGGACTGCCAGCCACTTTACCATTCCATCAGAGACTATTATGAAGGCATGAACATGAAAATAGATCAGCAAGTTCCTATGCTTCTTGTTGAAAGACATGCCCTTAATGAGGCCATTGAAGGGGAGAAGCAT GGTCTCCATCATATGCCTGAAACTAGAGGTCTATGCCTATCAGAAGAGCAAACAGTCACCAGTGTAAGATCTTCAGTCATGAGAAAATTTTTCCAT ATACTCAGAAGGCCAAAATTTGGTGGTCGTGGATTAATAGGAATCAGAACACATCCTCAAAAGCTAATTAGAAGATGTGAAGTTACAGCTATCCTAGTAATATACGGCCTCCCAAG ATTACTTACTGGTGCCATTCTAGCTCATGAACTGATGCATGCCTGGTTACGTCTAAAAG GATATCGTAATCTCACCCCTGAAGTCGAAGAAGGAATCTGCCAAGTGCTTTCACACATGTGGCTTGAATCAGAGGTAGTGCCTGGATCAAGAAATATGCCATCCACATCAACTGCTTCGTCCTCGTCTACATGGTCATCATCGAAGAAAGGAGGAAAATCTCAAGCAGAGAGTAAGCTCGGTGAGTTTTTCATGCACCAGATTGCCCATGATGCTTCTCCAGCCTATGGTGGAGGATTTAGAGCTGCTTATGCAGCGGTGAACAAGTATGGTTTACGGAGTACATTGGATCACATTCACTTGACAGGAAATTTTCCTTTATGA
- the LOC101250801 gene encoding protein DA1-related 2 isoform X2, with amino-acid sequence MSSSSVNHISQPCIYGHFVSSTTERKSRLMKWLSKLFKGGGSGNRGQQPQFLGDENMVWRAPARSMDDNSRTNKEKEELDRAIALSLAEDLRRPKGYRWRTDQDEDLARSLQDNSNSSSHPPKYAPSYAPWEYNPNSYRKCSGCNKDIISGNYLGCMETFFHPECFLCRACGVPITEYEFSLSGNNTYHKSCFKEMTHPKCEVCHQFIPTNGAGLIEYRCHPFWSQKYCPAHENDNTKRCCSCERLESRNARYMSLGDGRSLCLECMESAIMDTGDCQPLYHSIRDYYEGMNMKIDQQVPMLLVERHALNEAIEGEKHGLHHMPETRGLCLSEEQTVTSILRRPKFGGRGLIGIRTHPQKLIRRCEVTAILVIYGLPRLLTGAILAHELMHAWLRLKGYRNLTPEVEEGICQVLSHMWLESEVVPGSRNMPSTSTASSSSTWSSSKKGGKSQAESKLGEFFMHQIAHDASPAYGGGFRAAYAAVNKYGLRSTLDHIHLTGNFPL; translated from the exons ATGTCTTCTTCAAGTGTCAATCATATATCTCAGCCTTGCATATATG GTCACTTTGTTTCTTCAACTACTGAGAGAAAGTCAAGATTAATGAAATGGCTGAGTAAACTTTTCAAGGGTGGTGGGTCAGGTAATAGGGGACAGCAACCACAGTTTCTTGGAGACGAAAATATGGTTTGGCGAGCTCCAGCCAGATCAATG GATGATAACTCAAGGACCAATAAGGAGAAAGAGGAACTAGACCGTGCAATTGCACTCTCTCTGGCTGAAGATTTGAGAAGACCAAAAG GATACAGATGGAGGACTGACCAAGATGAAGATCTAGCAAGATCGCTTCAAGATAACTCGAATTCATCCTCACATCCTCCTAAGTATGCTCCTTCATATGCTCCTTGGGAATATAATCCCAATAGTTACAG AAAATGTAGCGGCTGCAATAAGGATATCATCTCTGGCAATTATTTGGGATGCATGGAAACTTTCTTTCATCCAGAATGTTTTCTTTGTCGTGCTTGTGGTGTCCCAATTACTGAATACGAG TTTTCTTTGTCAGGGAACAATACATATCATAAGTCATGCTTCAAGGAAATGACTCATCCAAAATGTGAAGTCTGCCATCAATTT ATCCCAACAAACGGAGCTGGCTTGATCGAGTACAGATGCCACCCATTTTGGTCTCAAAAATATTGCCCTGCACATGAGAATGACAACACCAAACGGTGCTGTAGTTGTGAACGTCTGGAG tcACGGAATGCAAGATATATGTCACTTGGAGATGGTCGGAGCTTATGCTTAGAGTGCATGGAATCTGCAATCATGGATACTGGGGACTGCCAGCCACTTTACCATTCCATCAGAGACTATTATGAAGGCATGAACATGAAAATAGATCAGCAAGTTCCTATGCTTCTTGTTGAAAGACATGCCCTTAATGAGGCCATTGAAGGGGAGAAGCAT GGTCTCCATCATATGCCTGAAACTAGAGGTCTATGCCTATCAGAAGAGCAAACAGTCACCAGT ATACTCAGAAGGCCAAAATTTGGTGGTCGTGGATTAATAGGAATCAGAACACATCCTCAAAAGCTAATTAGAAGATGTGAAGTTACAGCTATCCTAGTAATATACGGCCTCCCAAG ATTACTTACTGGTGCCATTCTAGCTCATGAACTGATGCATGCCTGGTTACGTCTAAAAG GATATCGTAATCTCACCCCTGAAGTCGAAGAAGGAATCTGCCAAGTGCTTTCACACATGTGGCTTGAATCAGAGGTAGTGCCTGGATCAAGAAATATGCCATCCACATCAACTGCTTCGTCCTCGTCTACATGGTCATCATCGAAGAAAGGAGGAAAATCTCAAGCAGAGAGTAAGCTCGGTGAGTTTTTCATGCACCAGATTGCCCATGATGCTTCTCCAGCCTATGGTGGAGGATTTAGAGCTGCTTATGCAGCGGTGAACAAGTATGGTTTACGGAGTACATTGGATCACATTCACTTGACAGGAAATTTTCCTTTATGA
- the LOC101251092 gene encoding ras-related protein RABA2b-like → MAYKVDHEYDYLFKIVLIGDSGVGKSNILSRFTRNEFCLESKSTIGVEFATRTLQVEGKTVKAQIWDTAGQERYRAITSAYYRGAVGALLVYDITKRQTFENVTRWLRELRDHADSNIVIMLAGNKSDLNHLRSIPELDARGLAEKEGLSFLETSALEAYNVEKAFQTILLDIYQIVSRKALAAQEAAASIPGQGTSINVGEYVANKNKRPCCAN, encoded by the exons ATGGCATATAAGGTGGatcatgaatatgattatttattcaAGATTGTTTTAATTGgagattcaggtgttggaaaaTCTAACATACTTTCTAGGTTTACTCGAAATGAATTttgtttggagtctaaatctACTATTGGTGTTGAATTTGCAACAAGGACCCTTCAg GTAGAAGGCAAGACAGTTAAGGCACAAATATGGGACACAGCAGGTCAAGAAAGGTACAGAGCCATTACAAGTGCTTACTACAGAGGAGCTGTTGGTGCCCTTTTAGTTTATGACATAACAAAAAGACAAACATTTGAGAACGTAACGCGTTGGCTCCGCGAGCTACGTGACCATGCAGACTCTAATATAGTCATAATGTTGGCTGGTAATAAGTCGGATTTGAACCATCTCAGATCAATCCCCGAGCTAGATGCTCGGGGATTGGCTGAGAAAGAAGGGTTATCATTCCTCGAGACGTCTGCTCTCGAGGCATATAACGTTGAGAAAGCGTTCCAAACGATCTTATTAGACATATATCAAATTGTTAGTAGAAAAGCTTTGGCTGCTCAAGAAGCAGCTGCTTCTATTCCTGGACAAGGCACTTCTATTAATGTTGGAGAGTATGTTGCTAATAAAAATAAGAGGCCATGTTGTGCTAATTAA
- the LOC101250801 gene encoding protein DA1-related 2 isoform X3, which translates to MKWLSKLFKGGGSGNRGQQPQFLGDENMVWRAPARSMDDNSRTNKEKEELDRAIALSLAEDLRRPKGYRWRTDQDEDLARSLQDNSNSSSHPPKYAPSYAPWEYNPNSYRKCSGCNKDIISGNYLGCMETFFHPECFLCRACGVPITEYEFSLSGNNTYHKSCFKEMTHPKCEVCHQFIPTNGAGLIEYRCHPFWSQKYCPAHENDNTKRCCSCERLESRNARYMSLGDGRSLCLECMESAIMDTGDCQPLYHSIRDYYEGMNMKIDQQVPMLLVERHALNEAIEGEKHGLHHMPETRGLCLSEEQTVTSVRSSVMRKFFHILRRPKFGGRGLIGIRTHPQKLIRRCEVTAILVIYGLPRLLTGAILAHELMHAWLRLKGYRNLTPEVEEGICQVLSHMWLESEVVPGSRNMPSTSTASSSSTWSSSKKGGKSQAESKLGEFFMHQIAHDASPAYGGGFRAAYAAVNKYGLRSTLDHIHLTGNFPL; encoded by the exons ATGAAATGGCTGAGTAAACTTTTCAAGGGTGGTGGGTCAGGTAATAGGGGACAGCAACCACAGTTTCTTGGAGACGAAAATATGGTTTGGCGAGCTCCAGCCAGATCAATG GATGATAACTCAAGGACCAATAAGGAGAAAGAGGAACTAGACCGTGCAATTGCACTCTCTCTGGCTGAAGATTTGAGAAGACCAAAAG GATACAGATGGAGGACTGACCAAGATGAAGATCTAGCAAGATCGCTTCAAGATAACTCGAATTCATCCTCACATCCTCCTAAGTATGCTCCTTCATATGCTCCTTGGGAATATAATCCCAATAGTTACAG AAAATGTAGCGGCTGCAATAAGGATATCATCTCTGGCAATTATTTGGGATGCATGGAAACTTTCTTTCATCCAGAATGTTTTCTTTGTCGTGCTTGTGGTGTCCCAATTACTGAATACGAG TTTTCTTTGTCAGGGAACAATACATATCATAAGTCATGCTTCAAGGAAATGACTCATCCAAAATGTGAAGTCTGCCATCAATTT ATCCCAACAAACGGAGCTGGCTTGATCGAGTACAGATGCCACCCATTTTGGTCTCAAAAATATTGCCCTGCACATGAGAATGACAACACCAAACGGTGCTGTAGTTGTGAACGTCTGGAG tcACGGAATGCAAGATATATGTCACTTGGAGATGGTCGGAGCTTATGCTTAGAGTGCATGGAATCTGCAATCATGGATACTGGGGACTGCCAGCCACTTTACCATTCCATCAGAGACTATTATGAAGGCATGAACATGAAAATAGATCAGCAAGTTCCTATGCTTCTTGTTGAAAGACATGCCCTTAATGAGGCCATTGAAGGGGAGAAGCAT GGTCTCCATCATATGCCTGAAACTAGAGGTCTATGCCTATCAGAAGAGCAAACAGTCACCAGTGTAAGATCTTCAGTCATGAGAAAATTTTTCCAT ATACTCAGAAGGCCAAAATTTGGTGGTCGTGGATTAATAGGAATCAGAACACATCCTCAAAAGCTAATTAGAAGATGTGAAGTTACAGCTATCCTAGTAATATACGGCCTCCCAAG ATTACTTACTGGTGCCATTCTAGCTCATGAACTGATGCATGCCTGGTTACGTCTAAAAG GATATCGTAATCTCACCCCTGAAGTCGAAGAAGGAATCTGCCAAGTGCTTTCACACATGTGGCTTGAATCAGAGGTAGTGCCTGGATCAAGAAATATGCCATCCACATCAACTGCTTCGTCCTCGTCTACATGGTCATCATCGAAGAAAGGAGGAAAATCTCAAGCAGAGAGTAAGCTCGGTGAGTTTTTCATGCACCAGATTGCCCATGATGCTTCTCCAGCCTATGGTGGAGGATTTAGAGCTGCTTATGCAGCGGTGAACAAGTATGGTTTACGGAGTACATTGGATCACATTCACTTGACAGGAAATTTTCCTTTATGA